From Streptomyces sp. TLI_235, a single genomic window includes:
- a CDS encoding short subunit dehydrogenase, which yields MTAGPDTQIQIEQDDDQEVDFGPGIDPERLAMCLDVLAELDTLHVDHPDAITVRQAVGGVFRTLKQRRRQETRARKTANDRAVTARTATGAPGRIDDETAGAFGLTTETTTEIAGILERPRSCYTCKQRYVEVDAFYHQLCRSCAALNHARRVARADLTGRRALLTGGRAKIGMYIALCLLRDGAHTTITTRFPNDAIRRFKAMPDSDQWIHRLKIIGIDLRDPAQVMALADEVAADGPLDILINNAAQTVRRPPESYRQLVAAESAPLPAGALPPSTVIGRFGSGGVDLPALPGQATGGSERITAEDVTSLALVTGSASPARIEAGTAIDAGGLVPDLASTNSWVQTVSEVGPMELLEVQLCNSTAPFILISRLRSAMAASPARRKYVVNVSAMEGVFSRGYKGAGHPHTNMAKAALNMLTRTSAQEMFQTDGILMTAVDTGWITDERPHPEKMRLHDEGFHAPLDLVDGAARVYDPIVRGELGEDLYGCFLKDYAKAAW from the coding sequence ATGACGGCGGGCCCGGACACTCAGATCCAGATCGAGCAGGACGACGACCAGGAGGTCGACTTCGGCCCGGGTATCGACCCCGAGCGCCTGGCCATGTGCCTGGACGTACTCGCGGAGCTCGACACCCTGCACGTGGACCACCCGGACGCGATCACCGTCCGCCAGGCCGTCGGCGGCGTCTTCCGCACGCTGAAGCAGCGCCGCCGGCAGGAGACCCGCGCCCGCAAGACCGCGAACGACCGGGCGGTCACCGCACGGACGGCGACCGGCGCGCCCGGCCGGATCGACGACGAGACGGCCGGCGCCTTCGGCCTGACCACCGAGACCACCACCGAGATCGCCGGGATCCTCGAGCGCCCCCGCTCCTGCTACACCTGCAAGCAGCGGTACGTCGAGGTCGACGCCTTCTACCACCAGCTGTGCCGCAGCTGCGCGGCGCTGAACCACGCCCGCCGCGTCGCGCGGGCGGACCTGACCGGGCGGCGTGCGCTGCTCACCGGCGGCCGCGCGAAGATCGGCATGTACATCGCGCTCTGCCTGCTGCGGGACGGCGCACACACCACGATCACCACGCGCTTCCCCAACGACGCGATCCGCCGCTTCAAGGCGATGCCGGACAGCGACCAGTGGATCCACCGCCTGAAGATCATCGGCATCGACCTGCGCGACCCTGCGCAGGTCATGGCGCTGGCCGACGAGGTCGCCGCGGACGGCCCGCTGGACATCCTGATCAACAACGCGGCGCAGACCGTCCGCCGCCCGCCGGAGTCGTACCGCCAGCTGGTGGCCGCCGAGTCGGCCCCGCTGCCGGCCGGCGCGCTGCCCCCGTCCACCGTGATCGGGCGGTTCGGCAGCGGCGGCGTGGACCTCCCGGCGCTGCCCGGCCAGGCCACCGGCGGCAGCGAGCGGATCACCGCCGAGGACGTCACCTCGCTCGCCCTGGTCACCGGCTCCGCCTCGCCGGCCCGGATCGAGGCGGGCACCGCCATCGACGCCGGCGGCCTGGTGCCGGACCTCGCGTCCACCAACAGCTGGGTGCAGACCGTCTCGGAGGTGGGCCCGATGGAGCTGCTGGAGGTGCAGCTCTGCAACTCGACCGCGCCGTTCATCCTGATCAGCCGGCTGCGGTCGGCGATGGCCGCCTCCCCCGCCCGCCGCAAGTACGTCGTCAACGTCTCCGCCATGGAGGGCGTGTTCAGCCGCGGCTACAAGGGCGCCGGCCACCCGCACACCAACATGGCCAAGGCCGCGCTGAACATGCTCACCCGCACCAGCGCCCAGGAGATGTTCCAGACCGACGGCATCCTGATGACCGCCGTCGACACCGGCTGGATCACCGACGAGCGCCCGCACCCGGAGAAGATGCGGCTGCACGACGAAGGCTTCCACGCCCCGCTCGACCTGGTCGACGGCGCGGCCCGGGTCTACGACCCGATCGTCCGCGGCGAGCTCGGCGAGGACCTGTACGGCTGCTTCCTCAAGGACTATGCCAAGGCCGCCTGGTGA
- a CDS encoding methyltransferase family protein, translating to MTTWHDWQRSWDRQQEWYLPDREDRFRVMLDLVEATAGPAPRVLDLACGTGSISERLLARLPGGVSVGVDVDPALLAIARGHFADEPRLTVVTADLNDPHWAKRLPDGEPFDAVLTATALHWLTTDALVRLYGDLAQLVRPGGLFLNADHMPQPDTPLLNAADAARQRARQERERAEGVLDWAGWWRAAAADPALAEAVAARFAIHGEHADGDSHPAEWHAARLVEAGFREAGVAWRSVSDALVAAVR from the coding sequence ATGACGACCTGGCACGACTGGCAGCGCAGCTGGGACCGGCAGCAGGAGTGGTACCTGCCCGACCGCGAGGACCGGTTCCGGGTGATGCTCGACCTGGTCGAGGCCACCGCCGGCCCGGCGCCGCGCGTCCTCGACCTGGCCTGCGGCACCGGCTCGATCAGCGAGCGGCTGCTCGCCCGCCTCCCGGGGGGCGTCTCGGTCGGCGTGGACGTCGACCCGGCGCTGCTCGCGATCGCCCGCGGCCACTTCGCCGACGAGCCGCGACTCACCGTCGTCACCGCGGACCTCAACGACCCGCACTGGGCGAAGCGGCTGCCCGACGGGGAGCCCTTCGACGCCGTGCTGACCGCCACCGCGCTGCACTGGCTCACCACCGACGCCCTGGTGCGGCTCTACGGCGACCTCGCCCAGCTGGTCCGCCCCGGCGGGCTCTTCCTCAACGCCGACCACATGCCGCAGCCGGACACACCGCTGCTCAACGCCGCGGACGCCGCCCGGCAGCGCGCCCGCCAGGAGCGGGAGCGTGCCGAGGGCGTCCTCGACTGGGCCGGCTGGTGGCGGGCCGCCGCCGCCGACCCGGCGCTCGCGGAGGCGGTCGCCGCCCGCTTCGCGATCCACGGCGAGCACGCCGACGGCGACAGCCACCCCGCCGAGTGGCACGCCGCCCGCCTGGTGGAGGCGGGCTTCCGGGAGGCCGGGGTGGCGTGGCGCTCGGTCAGTGACGCGCTGGTCGCAGCGGTGCGCTGA
- a CDS encoding ADP-ribose pyrophosphatase YjhB (NUDIX family), whose product MTGPIIGAGVIVPTTDGRVLVGRRTTAGEPPTWSLPGGKVDGTGESFEEAAARELAEETGIVLPAARMRVLAVLLDHELGRPRLTAAVLAPPSDAPALVTEPHSCAGWERFPVDALPTPMFHPSGLVLARWLPGYAGPDGAHVYPLAGA is encoded by the coding sequence GTGACCGGCCCGATCATCGGCGCGGGCGTCATCGTCCCGACCACCGACGGCCGGGTGCTGGTCGGCCGCCGCACCACCGCCGGGGAGCCGCCCACCTGGAGCCTGCCCGGCGGCAAGGTCGACGGCACCGGCGAGTCCTTCGAGGAGGCCGCCGCCCGCGAACTCGCCGAGGAGACGGGCATCGTGCTGCCCGCCGCGCGGATGCGGGTGCTGGCCGTGCTGCTCGACCACGAGCTGGGCCGGCCCCGGCTGACCGCGGCCGTCCTCGCCCCGCCGAGCGACGCCCCGGCCCTCGTCACCGAGCCGCACAGCTGCGCGGGCTGGGAGCGGTTCCCGGTGGACGCGCTGCCCACCCCGATGTTCCACCCGTCCGGCCTGGTGCTGGCCCGCTGGCTGCCCGGCTACGCGGGTCCGGACGGCGCGCACGTCTACCCGCTCGCGGGGGCCTGA